Below is a genomic region from Nilaparvata lugens isolate BPH chromosome 3, ASM1435652v1, whole genome shotgun sequence.
TCGTccaagaggaggaagagtaaTTTTAGTAGAAGGAGAGAAAGgcgaaaaaatcaaaatatgttTCTTATTTACGTTTCATATATATGTTGGTATTTAAGGGTGACACAATCTTAAAAAAAGAACTggaaatgatcagaaaaaagtgaaaaaaggaGGATATACGAAAGGCGAGGAAGTGAGAACAGTAATACCGGTATCAGAAAGAATAAGAGGAGAGTTAAATTTAAATtacttgataaataattttcataatcacgCAACTTAAAAAAATACTAGTTCTTGGTAAGAAACCAAAAATGTGTAAAAGTAGTTTGCGGTATCCTCTGAGATTTTTAACTGAAGATCTGCCTCGTTTTATATCAGGTGTAGCCTATATTGTTGCCCATTCAAGGTCATGGAGATCACGTTGATAAACTTTCTACGCGGAAATAAATCTTTTTAAGCTCTCCGAAAGAAAGGCCGTTTTCATGATTTGTTTAGAGTTTTAGTAACTCTGAACTTGGGCATTGAAAAAAGTAGGTTCAAGACAACTAGACAAGGAGAGAATGTGTAACTGCCAACTGCcaatgatcaaaattgaaggTAAACTAATTTAAAAGAACTCTAGTAGGTACTCTCCTCTGGTCACTTGACTTCGACAATGAATGGATTTTCACACAATTATTCTCTCATTATTTCACATGCAATGCCATCGTGTATATAGGTGAATAACAAAAGATATGCGTACAGTAATAAAACGTGTTTACTAGATCATTATCATTCATGAGGAATCATTTCCGTCGCgcagaaaatttaataaaacaaagattactattcacagaactttGCTCAACTTATATAACATAGTTCAAACAATGTATATTGTTTGCAACCACCTTGGATTTCAACATTATTCTTCTAGTGTGAAATATACTtgaatatcacaataataaaatcggTACAGATTCAAATTGAACTATAAGTATATACTAGATTTGAACTCAATAGTTACAGAAAATATCCAGGGATCGGTTATTTGGCCTTGATTATGACTATCGATACAAATAGGCCTATTGCATACCAAAAAAACATATTGATCGATTCTAAAAGGATAGACTTTTCCTATCATGATTTGAGTAAAAACACACGATTCACATGATAATATGCcaataaaactgagaaaaatccTCCTTCAATCAAGATAAATGAGATAATGAATTTAGAAAATCAACTCCATTTGGAATTTTGTGACATAAAATTCTCATGGAAAAATAAACTTTACACTCTTAAGAAGCACGCATTGCAATACAAAATTTCTGTATCCTCATTActacaataatatcataatcattattgaacATCAATAGCCTCTGTTAAATTCAGTAATTCAGTGGGAAAACTAAATAATCCATAACATGTATAGAAATAAGACATTTGAAGTATGGTTACAACAATCTAGTTCGATTAGagcaataaaattaattttggaTTGGCCAAGTGCTGGACTCATTGACCCACAAACAGACTTTTTTAGTCTATGTGGACAATTACTATTTCATGATCAGGGTATTGGTATGCTGCACATTCACCATATAATACATTTccttataatattaatagatctataatttattataataatagtatttagCAATAGTAATAATGGTTTTATCAAATTAATGGGGGTAattctttgaattttttgtagTTACTATACCCTGTGtatgtattatattctataatacgttgtattattttatggaaataaataaattcaattcaattcgatgTTGCATGATAAAGcgtcaatattattattttttgatcaCACTTACCAGATTTTAATGAgacattgatttttttatttatttctattgaaatttctctcatttttattACATGTCTTACATtactataaaaaaattatttattatagtattaATTGACATTATAGATATTAATTAGACATTGattgtttcatttattatagatttttttctcatttttatttcattagctgttctagattatgaaaataattgatattttgaatgttaCAGCCTTGTAAACTAGGAGAATGTGTGGTGAAAGTAGTGGAGGGATTCGTGAAGGGGCGAGAGAGGAGATCGGCACTTACTGGAGGAAAGTACTATTCTTTCCAAGGAATTCCGTATGCCAAGCCACCTGTTGGCCCATTACGTTTCAAGGTAAATTTCAATTCTGGAGCCTGTTTCATACGAATTCGCAAGTTCTACACACTACCTATAAGTATAAATGTATTACAAATTCAACACTGTTGTACAAGtccagtgtgtgtgtgagaaaaTCTGTATTTCGCTCatgaatcaacaaaattataaGATTTAAAAACTTTGTTCATAAggtttgatttttttcttatcaggcTATAAGTTAATATCATTAGTATTAATCATATTATAAGtgtgaatattattagaattagttaTTATTGCTACATTTATTAGTTTCTTATTATTAGTATGGTTGATATATACCGATAATTTACAACTTTCAGGATCCACAACCGATTGGTCATTGGTTTGGCGTTCATGATTGTACAAGAGAAGGGGATGCTTGTCCTCAAGAAAATTCAGGATCGGAAGACTGTCTCTTCCTCAATATCTACAATACTCAGGTTTTTATACTTCCACTACCCATCAGTGAAGATTTAGATAATATAGACAGGtattacttttcaataataactTCATTTACTGAGTTGCTTAGTAAAATTAGTTGCCAGATTGATTGTAGATTATCTGGAAAATTGacttttatgaaaataattgaaaattcatcttATATTGAAATCTCAAAAAATGTCTAATCAGGGAAGGTTTTCTAGTTTCACATTTGCGGATGGATAAAACGCACTTTGAAACTCTGGATAGAAATGTTTTGTAGCTTGTAGCctcagaaaaatattcatccTCATTCTtatctatcttcatccactatCATTTTTGATCGACTATTTGTATTTCAGTATCAAATCAGAGAAGCTTCCGAAAGGATACCTTTGCTTTCAAGATATTTTGTAGAGTGGTAATGTAGCAAATGCCTTAGTTTCCAGATGACGATATCATCCAACACCCTGTAATGGTGTGGTTCCATGGTGGAGGATTTATACAAGGCAGCAGTTCTGAAATTCTCTATGGAGCAGATTATTTAATGCAACATGACGTTGTTCTGGTCACCGTCAACTACAGACTGGGAGCTCTAGGTAATATCGAAGAGGAAAGGTAGCTAAAGATAAATAGCTttcttttctctatatggtGATATTCATGCGAACCATATAGATCTAGAATCCAATGAGATACGACATGCAATTTCATCAATCTCTGTTCATTCAgactttattcatttttaattacaGTAGTTAATTTCTACTGTGATTATATTCATCACCCTGAAAACTAATTCGATTCTTGAGTAAATAATGTACTGGTACCAGTTTCTTCAAACGAAGAAACGTTTCTTTGATTGCAGACGACACAACCTTGGTTCACGCTGATGTTGACTTGAAAagtgttgaaaataaatttgatagggTCTTTCAGGAATCAAAATTGTGGTTTGTTGCTAATATGCTGactattaatggaaataaaacaGAGCAATTAATTTTTTCACTTATCAATGTAACCTGAATGTGGACGATGATTTATTTCAGCCTTTTAAACTACTGGGAATATTCATGGATAGTAAACTCACTTTGAATCATCATGTTAAAAGTGTTTGTAAAGAGCTTGCTCGTATTACTTTTCTCTTGAGATAATTGAAGGCTTTTGTGAGTTTAAATGTCATTGTAATGATCTATCATGGTCTGTTCCATGCAAATCTCATTTACGGTATTAAACTATGGGGAAAATCACCTTCAGGTAAAAATGTCTTCATTTTGCAGAAAAAGGGGCAATGAGAATAATAGTTGATCTGAGTTATaatgaaacttgtaggaatATTTTCTcggaaaagaaaataatgaCTCTCCCATGTCTgtacatttttcataatttagttttTGTTAAGAACAAAATCATTTTATATCATGGAATCTCTGAAACTCACTCTTACAAAGACAAAAGGACAACATTGTGAGACCTAGGTTTAGACTGCACAAATCCATTAAAAGTCATAGGTATCAGCAGattctctacaataaatttccAAGCAGTGTGAAAATGTTACCATCAAAAAATTCAGTAGAGTCTTAGGTAACTGGCTGAAATCAAAAGCTTTCTACTCAACGGAATAGTTTTTGCAATGCGAGGTATCTGATATGGGTTGATGAGAAATTATTGCAATCTTGGTTTGGTACTGATACACAATAACTCAATAACATATTTCACCTAGACTATAAGTATAATGAacttgtaaattttattatatttaaatgtAAACTGTTTCAACTATGTAACTTATTACAACAGAggttgtattataattattgtattataaattgtttcatcGTTTGACGATGCTTATTgcttttttgtaaagttttacagcaaataaaattcttgattGGGAAGAGCAAAcaaattatcacaaaataccTACTGTAAAGCGCATATCAGTGGTGATCTCTTATATACATCATccagaaatgaaaaacaatacagtaggttctaaataataaatttatgtagGTACGCAAGAAGTCAAATCTGGACCGGACCCAGTTATCTTAATCATGAGTTCGCTTAATAATTTGCCTGGCATTAATTTTATCATGCCTTGCCTCTTCAACCACACAAAAAATAAAGTCAAAGACTTAAATTACAATAATCAGCTGGAAATATACCAAATCCTAGGATTTTCAAATAATCTCTAGTTTTATCATTTCAAGTAGGTACCAATAAGTAATGTTGTTGCAGGATTTTTGAGTGTGGGGAATGAAGAGGTGCCAGGAAATGCAGGACTCAAGGATCAGGTAGTAGCTTTGAAATGGATTAAAAGCAATATAGCTAACTTTGGAGGAGACCCAAACAACATAACACTGTTTGGAAATGATGCCGGAGCTGCATCTGTACATTACCATACATTGTCACCAATGACTAAAGGTaagcaataaattttaataagaatTTGTTTTCTTAGATAAGTTTTATCAACTTAGCTGGAAATTTGAATACTACAGAAATGACAACTgcggaattgaaaaaaaaacagttgtcAATTGAAAATACAATGGTGCACTTATTGACCTATAGaaaggttcacgttataatggcagtgtttgattagcaatggtattgctatttttgtctatcattcaacaaagcggatagcgctatctctttctagttttgctctgttgccagatagtcttttaacaatgtagaaaattcattatgaaattattaaaaaatataatttcttgcttaataaaatatgattgattattttaaacgagaatgaacagtttatattacatcaattaacctgtatcagctaccgtctatagaatgcattgacaagatagagaATTGACAACGttcttttcctatctttctccactgccattataacgtggacctcactatagttatcaTTTTCGTAGTATTGAAATTTCCAGCTACAAtcgaaaatacaataaattgtcAATACCACAGTATTGAAATTTCCAGCTACGTTTATACTACTTATCCAAGAAAATaaagtattcaatttttcagatttgtaattattacacatttgaaaaattattgaagctTAGTATTAGCCTACAAATTTTGGATGGTGAAAAGTTATAGGCCATGTCGATTCATCAATTAATATGACTCTTCACACAATAATAAGACATATAAGAAGATCAGTAAATGATCTGATCAGCGAAATTGAGTGGCTGGAACCAAGACCATCCATCGATAGTACAAGGTACAAGGAGGCGGGGATCAAGTCCATACACAAAAAGACGGTCGACGAGAGCATTAGCAGACTGAGGCTTAATCTTGTGTTTGGGGGGTATCCGCCCCAAATAAATGCTGACGAGAAAAGCCTGCCCAGAAGAACCCGCACCATCCTTGCTCAACTGAGATCGGGCCGTTTTTCAcacatgaaatgaatgaatgtttcTAGAATAGTGTGTGAGTACTAATAGctcaatttttcatttccaaGGCAGGGATTGTATAGGTACGGTACCAGAGTAAACTTCATTGTAATGGCCTATCCGTTTGTTGGTTTCTACTAAATggtttaaattattaattcaatgaatattaaaataatatttgatctATAAAACTATGTTTCCTATGGTGTTTTATTCAAGGTTTATTCAAGAATGTGATAATGCAGAGTGGATCTGCTCTGAGTGAGTGGGCGTTTCAGGACGACTGCACGGACAGGGCTTACATGCTGGGACACCTTCTCGGCATCAACGCCACCAAGCCAGAGGCACTGCTTCACTTCATGAGAAGCTTGCCCGTGTCAGACATCATTGACATGCAGAAACATTTGCACATGAATGAGGTAACAATTAATAGAGAAtgtattttcttgaaaatgaactcttaatatattgaatttcaatttcaatttattccagACAACTTATTTAACATGAGTATTTTAAGTCTAGTATGAGctggatgataatgatgatggtgCAAGAGATGAAGAGTGAGTTAGGGCCTACATTGCAACACTTTATCACTAATGAAATTTAACATAAGTATTCTAATAAGTCTAGTATAGGCtagttgatgatgatggtaCTAGAGATGGAGAGTGAGTTACAGTGCATCACTTATATCACTAATTAAATAATTAGTGATATAATTCTCATGAAGTGAAGCAGTGCCTCTGGCTTGGTGGCATTGATGCCGAGGAGGTGTCCCAGCATGTAAGCCCTGTCCGTGCAGTCATCACTGAATAATTAGTGATATTAATTATTGGTGACTGATATTGGAGcaatttacatttgaaataattattccttGAGACCTTCCATCAACACAACTCTATATACGCGGTGATACCTAATTCCGTATTATTAAAATCCTTTAAGTTCTATACTGCTCCTCTTCAGAaggtgaaaataaaataatacatactGCTTAAAAAGAATCTAAACTGATgataataaagaatctatacTGCTTTATTCGATGATGATAGACTTCAATAACAAGATAAACTTCACCAATCATTATTATACTGTAACTAAAAAAACGATATTCACTTTtctttttagggctactgaaaattattgtaacataataaaagttatcaagtaccctttttattttatcaaaacacTAGCAGTTTCATCTCTTTATAATTAACACTTAGAAATGGCTCTTGATAACGGTTATTGTGTTCTAAAAAACCATGCTCAATAGCAGAATTTATCTACACATCAAACcaatattctattgaatttgtTACAGGACATGAATAGATGCTTCAGTACTCCATTCGCTCCATGCGTTGAGGTTGGATTGGAAAATGATACTGACGGATATTTCCTACTGGAGAATCCAAAGCAGCTTATAGAATCAGGAAATTTCACTCAAGTGCCAATGATAATTGGAATCGTTAGCAACGAGGGTAGTTTGGGTCTTGGTACGTACCTCAATTTCTTTTACGATTGGAATATCTTtttatcagtaaagttttcttaaaaattgaatttattagtggagtttttgaatgattttttcaattttctagatACCAAGAGAAAAATCGACGAGTTCAAAGAGTTTTTGCCATATGACATCAGACAAGTGACTGACATTGATGAACTGGATAGTTTGGAGCAAAAAGTAAAgatgttttatttcaaaaatgaatcaGTTGGATTGCATAGTGTCAAGAGCTACATGGATGTGAGTATCACTATCACTttactgtaataaaataaatttaagataatattattacttttttaaCCAAGAGCTTCTCTAAATTGATCGACATAATGTCCTGATAAGAACAGTTCATGCAAAAAAAATCTGTCAGAATATTAAAACAGTAATTATGTAAGAACATCTACTTTACTTTTCTCCAACGTTGTAAAATAGCgtcaattttgatgaaatcGAGTATTGATTAGAATAATACTGTAGTGACTATGAACAAAAATACCGACCATTACTGGAAAATCCCTTTTGAGCACAGAAGGAACCCCTTCAAAAGTTAcattttatttggtttaaatacagtaaattatttgtatatgaaattttcatgcatattttttaaagtaataTTAAGGTATATGCGGAATATCAACAAGAATAGGCAGTGTCAAAGTGTAGTTGATAGCAATAGAGATGTTCAAGAGAAAATCAAACTACTAATACCGCTCAAAAGCTCAATTTTAGAGAATCATTGGTGACTAAAGGTAGTTTGCTTTTTTAGGGGAAGGATGACcagaacatgaaataaataaacattactaattaatgagaataaaatgatactgcaaCATACAGCTATTTTAATCTCATGACAGAAAAATTTTGCCAAGCAAGTATGTTTTAGGTATGCGGAGATTTGGAAATTGTAAATGGAATACAACAAACACTGGATTACCAGCTTGCTAAGTCAAAGGAGCCAATCTACGTTTATGCTTTCACATTTGAGGGAAAATACAATTACATGAACCATCACATGACACAGGAGCTCGACGCACAACTACCCTCAGGtaacaagaaataataataatacgagGCTCATAGTTTATATCACTAGAGACCTTTTGGGTAGAAGAACTCACTCATGAACTATTGTAATGATCTCTGAGATCCGattcaaatttttttcttaagcactttcaatgttatttttatatcctgaaaaaggatgaaAGAGTGACCAATTTTGTCCAAAGAaattgacctgtaaaaaggttcgaagaattcgtgttcaaaatttgaagctgatctaGTAAGtctctctaaagttcttgtcgaacatacagacagaaaacgactttggccttcagtaagtcaaaagtgagaatttgctaacgctcgttcaaaaattctaattaaaattattattaaaactgaTAGGAACAACCTGACTTCCGTTTCTTATTAGTAGGAACTCAACACTCGACAATCAAGACATTTATTTTTCGAATAACCATTTCATACAACCTATGATTCGTATAGATTTTCATTGTTATctgatttttcatatatttaacTTTCCTTTATACTGTTTATAGAGTGAGTGTATTATTACCCaacaaatataaacataaatgtATCATCCAAGTAGAATAATATTGCGAAATCTAAATGACTTACGAAAGTTTAACTAgagaatttttctcaaaaaatagaagattattattcttgaaaagACTGTAAGcttatgaattaaattatatgTAAAAAGTTTCACTGGACATTAAAAACTGAATCGTCAATTACTAAAGGCCAACATACAGACATTTATGCTGACACAATGAGAAAAAATCAAATGTCTGCATGCAGACGTGAGTACTCATATGCAGACATATGGACGTATGTGTGCAAGGCAATATTTGAATACCTGGGGAGGGGCTTTTCCCCCGTGTGTCTGCATACGACCGTCAGTTCCTGTGAGCATTTGCCTTGAAGATGAGAGATGAgatgtgaataaatgaatagggATTGATGGTTTGTATCAGTTATCTGTATATGTTGctatgtttttttattgaataataacgaAGATTTCCCTTCACTATGTTTCTTTATTCCTAATGAGTtttaccatagccacctctaataagGTATTAGAGGTGGCCATGGTTTTActgattatattagattgataAACTAACTAAATTTTACTGATTCACAGGACCATATCACATGGATGAGATTGGATACCTATTCCACCAAGGAAACAGAAAGAGTACTCTGAAACATAACAGTACAGAAGTCAAGACTATAAATCACATTACAAAGATGTGGACCGATTTTGCAAAAACGAAGTAAGTAGATCAATCTTATAATTTCAGTGAAACTGATTATCCAACTTTCAAAAACTAAGAATGTTTGTATACAGTTTAGTTTCTAATGTTCGAATTAAAATGAAGTACCTATTGGTAATTTGGCCTAAGTCAATTAGAAAATAACAATCAATATTGTTTTCCATGTTATACGAATTTGAGAGAAAATTGCATATTCGTATACGGTAATATACAGCAATCTTAGTGTAATTTACAGAGAAAATGAAGGATGAAATGACCAAATTTCACTGCTAAGAGCCTGataaatcaaacaaataagaatctccataatttctataataaacacTCGTCTGTAGTCTGTCACAGAAAACTTAGGTATTCTAAAATAATGACTCTGACATCAATTGTCAGGTACTTTCATAACAATAATTgggtttaattttattattggaagCATCTAGTTTCCAGATTCCATCTTTTTCTATTATAGAAAGTATGTGTTCAATATATGATTGTCCGCTACAGATTTTTCCTTCACTTTTCAGGTTACatcttttttaattattcaatatcacAGATTAGATAGTtttattttaacatttttatttgtatcaatattgtttttgatgTTATATGAATTTGAGAGAAAATTGGCCGAATTTGATACGATTATATTGTTCTGGATGAATTATTTTGAGTTGGTATCTTTATAGAAGAGAGTTGATATGAATATAAGACAGTAAGGCGACACCTTAAAACTTCGCTCTCTGCGAATATTCAGGAATCTATGACATGCAAAACTTCATGATTAATTTGTCATGTTCGCCTAATACGTCCTGTGAGGTGGTTAACAAAGCAGTAACTGCTTAATGATTGTTACTATTGgtcataaaatttaataattgtaaTAGCAATTGATGCTCTGATTATCATTTCAGTGATCCCAATGGATTTCATGCGAATGAATACTGGGAAAATACTGAGAAAGATCATCCAAGGTACCTAGAAATTGGAGAGCTACTGAAAATGACCGGTACGTTTCTAGTTCCTGAAAGAATGCAGTTTTGGAAGAATATTTATTCATCAGTCAACGCTTGAAGGTAAAATTCAAGGGCTGATACGAAGAAACAGAATAATTGATTCTATCTTGCTCCTCAGATACAAACatgaaatatataattcatATCAAGAATTCCTACTTATGATATAATATTCTAAGATGTAGATGAGGTTTCATACTGCGTAAATGTCATGTCTTGAGCTATGAAGAATGGTATCAGAATACCATTTTTAGCATGTTATTCTcatgaattgataaattcagaAAGACGAACGATGTGAACgaagtgaatttcacttttTGTAGCCACTGTTGTAATATTTGATAAAGAGAAactaattgttgaaaaacgttttcaatgtatGCATTTTTCAGTTAGATAGGTCCAGGCGGAACATGAAAAATGAGCTAcacagaaaatatttgaaagtgtATGGTTGTTATTGTATATATATGTAAGTAAGGATAATTTTTGTTGTTGAGACTTGTAATAAATACTACTAGatataataaatcaatcaaaaatttattGGAGAAATTCGACCCCCCTTCCAAATAGAATAGAGCTTTTGGTAGGCCCTTCCAAGTACTGGATTGTAATAGTATAGTGAAACTCAttttatgattttcaaaatactcaGATAATACTGAGAGGATACAAGTTGCATGAGTATTATATAGCATCATTAACCATAAATTGATATACTCGGAGTGATCTTATCTTAATCCACGCAAAAACTCCAAATAAGTTGTTTATTGACgttaaaatttgttgaattatttCATGATTTAGCAATAAGTAAACTCAAATATGTCCTTGGaaataaagataatttattcaaattatatcaaTGAACCATCCAGTAAATACAAAATGTTCTATTTCTATTATATAAACAAGAATAATAGATGTTACtagattttcaaattgagatttgaatgaaaaataggaATAAGAGTTATCAGCTCAAGTCGTAAATTCAAAAGTAAACGCATTCAACTCATCAATATTACAAGAAAGAATTTCTTCGTTATAGGCCTATATTCCAAAAATTGTTTCAAAGAATGAAAATCAAATAGCTATACAAAATTATTGCAAAACTTCAAACTAATCAAGAAGTCAACTAGAAAGCGTCACTAAATACTATACAGAGACAACTTCATCAATCCTTAAGCAGATGGAAACTGCTGTATTCACTTGGGCAATGATGAGTAGTATCAAGGACAGAAAAGCTgttaacaaaaatgaaaatgagatgGGGATATTTGAGCACAAAATTAGGTTATTGAGAATTGGTAACTCCGATAAAcaaattaaatactgtatatcattttaataaactaattaaaatagaaagttttcttgtattttattcgTTCATTCATTTCACCATGCTCTCCTTTCTacatgaatctttcaaataataaattattcaaaaatattactcACAAATACTATTGGTTTCGAACAAACTATTCTATGGCATTTCTGGAGCGAGCGGTATAGCAACGCTGTCATTTGCTGATTTGTCAACTTCTGACTCTGACATGATCACTTCTTCGACAACGTCTACATTAGCCATGATGTCATCCATAACGACGTCGTTAGCAGCCGACATATCCGGCTCCAAAGCTGGTCCTTCATTTCTGATGTCACCACTTGACAGATCCACCTTCCCATCACAC
It encodes:
- the LOC111048881 gene encoding esterase FE4, producing MARAIKCIIPSLLVIAAISFAVVYLTHHHHQPCKLGECVVKVVEGFVKGRERRSALTGGKYYSFQGIPYAKPPVGPLRFKDPQPIGHWFGVHDCTREGDACPQENSGSEDCLFLNIYNTQFPDDDIIQHPVMVWFHGGGFIQGSSSEILYGADYLMQHDVVLVTVNYRLGALGFLSVGNEEVPGNAGLKDQVVALKWIKSNIANFGGDPNNITLFGNDAGAASVHYHTLSPMTKGLFKNVIMQSGSALSEWAFQDDCTDRAYMLGHLLGINATKPEALLHFMRSLPVSDIIDMQKHLHMNEDMNRCFSTPFAPCVEVGLENDTDGYFLLENPKQLIESGNFTQVPMIIGIVSNEGSLGLDTKRKIDEFKEFLPYDIRQVTDIDELDSLEQKVKMFYFKNESVGLHSVKSYMDVCGDLEIVNGIQQTLDYQLAKSKEPIYVYAFTFEGKYNYMNHHMTQELDAQLPSGPYHMDEIGYLFHQGNRKSTLKHNSTEVKTINHITKMWTDFAKTNDPNGFHANEYWENTEKDHPRYLEIGELLKMTGTFLVPERMQFWKNIYSSVNA